In Caloramator sp. E03, the sequence TGGACGGTGTCTGTGGTGTCTCATTTCATCGTAAGAATCGATGAGTATAATGGTACTATAAAAAGGGATGCAATTGTAGATATTGCTATCATGACAGAAGCAAATTTATAATCTGAATTATATTTTTTGGAAATGATAGCAGAGTTAGTCATAACAGGCATAGCTGCTTGTATTACAAATACGTTTCTCATAAGCTCATTTATATCACGCCCTAATGTAAGCAATATTAAAATAATTGGTGATATGAAAAATCTTCCAATTAGAACGCCTATTATTTCTTTATTTATATAAAAATCTTTGATTTCTGTTGAATATATTGTTGCTCCTACAAAAATCATAGATAATGGGGTTGTTAAACTGCCTAAATATTTGCATGTATCCATTATCCATTTAGGAAGGCTTATATTTAGTATTAAAATAATTATAGCAGTTACAAATCCCATAAAGGGAGGAGAAATTACGTTTTTTAAGGGCTTTAAGGATAATATATTTTCATGGTTGCTTGTCCCATCTTTGCTTATCTCATATACCCCAAAGGTCCAGAAAAAAATTGTATTTGCAATATAATAAAGCAATACATAAGGAATACTTTTATCACCAAATATAGCTTCATTTATCGGCATTCCCATGAATATGGTATTAGAATTAAAAAACAAGGAAACAAAAAGCCCTCGTTTTTTTATATCTATATTCAAAAACTTTGAAATTAATATAGCCACTAAATAGCAAAGCAATATTGACAAGATTGGTATTATAAGGCCATTAATTGAAGCCAAAAACTGCTTGTTTGTAAAGTTTGTCAGTATAGTATTTATCATCAAAGCAGGAAGCGAAACTTGCATTATAAGTTTTACAATTAAATTTAAAGATTTCTCATCAAACCATCTTCTTTGTGCCAATATAAACCCTATTGTTATTAATGATGCAATGCTTAATATACTTTCTAATGCCGTATACAACAAACCAACCCACCCTTTTCAATTATTTGCTATAAATAGTATAGCATATATTTATTATAAATTGTTACTTATTTTTAAAATTTATCTCAAAATAAACTTT encodes:
- a CDS encoding AEC family transporter; translation: MLYTALESILSIASLITIGFILAQRRWFDEKSLNLIVKLIMQVSLPALMINTILTNFTNKQFLASINGLIIPILSILLCYLVAILISKFLNIDIKKRGLFVSLFFNSNTIFMGMPINEAIFGDKSIPYVLLYYIANTIFFWTFGVYEISKDGTSNHENILSLKPLKNVISPPFMGFVTAIIILILNISLPKWIMDTCKYLGSLTTPLSMIFVGATIYSTEIKDFYINKEIIGVLIGRFFISPIILILLTLGRDINELMRNVFVIQAAMPVMTNSAIISKKYNSDYKFASVMIAISTIASLFIVPLYSSILTMK